A region from the Azospirillum fermentarium genome encodes:
- a CDS encoding cellulase family glycosylhydrolase, translating into MATTTTSLIDTTFTVNAWGAVAGGVWPHFKLLVDGKEVGQASVTSTAQGKYSFTAQVAADQAHKVQIVYDNDDVVSGVDRNLFVKSVEVNGQTMASTASTVTLDKGAIDGKDVIAGQEGMWWNGALTFDMNAGYFKSATTPTVPTVPTAPAMGAGEIIVSAYGTKAGNIWPHFKVLVDGVVIGEASASTTAAKSYSFSTNLALNAGHKVQIQYDNDAVINGVDRNLFVDAITINGNKVSPTAAMVTIDQGALDGKDVIAGQKGMWMNGTMVVDAPSTYFPGTVTPPPTPTPTTQTVITVNANADVAGGVGAHYKLMIDGKVMGEATVSKASTQTFTLDGVSADQAHAIQIQYDNDATINGVGRNLYINGITVNGHAMAPTDSGVTFDRGAFDGKDVIAGTKDLYWDGTLVFNAPKGYFPGSTGGGTNPPAPTTPTLSIGDATIIEPAGGSQAGIAAGWLSTQGGQIIDSTGTAVKLTGVNWFGGEGYAFVPGGLWADSYQHTITKMHDLGFNTIRLPWSDAMLDQKLPNGGIDYSLNPDLQGLSPLQIFDKIIAEAGKQGMRVILDHHRSSDGASANENGLWYDSKYPESKMIANWKMLAARYADNPTVVGADLHNEPHGVASWGDGSANDWAAAAQRIGNAVQSVNPNLLIIVEGTEIYNNQWYWWGGNLLGQNARDVDLNVDHKLVYSVHDYVPSMYMMDWFKDANFPNNMPAKWNQMWGHIVQDGDAPILVGEFGSRLETAQDKAWMQEFIQYINGDWNTDGINDLKPGEQGVSWTYWGWTPNSGDTGGILLDDYKTVDMNKINAIKPAMYTGSSTAAGTATMNFTVKLSAASSDAVTVKYATADGTATAGHDYVATNGTLTFAAGETAKTIAVTVMGDSVTEGVESFRLLLSSPSKAAIADGTGVGLINDSGQSVASWVDSHSASVGTTSLSAYEKVTTDSGVVYVDATGHLVDPSLLGA; encoded by the coding sequence ATGGCGACGACGACCACCTCTTTGATCGACACCACCTTCACCGTGAACGCGTGGGGGGCAGTTGCCGGCGGTGTATGGCCGCATTTCAAGCTGCTGGTCGATGGGAAGGAGGTGGGGCAGGCCTCCGTCACCTCCACCGCGCAGGGAAAGTACAGCTTCACCGCCCAGGTGGCCGCCGATCAGGCCCACAAGGTCCAGATCGTCTATGACAACGACGATGTGGTGAGCGGGGTTGACCGCAACCTGTTCGTCAAATCCGTCGAGGTGAACGGCCAGACCATGGCCTCCACCGCCTCCACCGTCACGCTGGACAAGGGGGCCATCGACGGCAAGGACGTCATCGCCGGGCAGGAAGGCATGTGGTGGAACGGCGCCCTGACCTTCGACATGAACGCCGGATACTTCAAATCGGCCACCACGCCCACCGTGCCCACGGTGCCCACCGCCCCCGCCATGGGCGCCGGCGAGATCATCGTGAGCGCCTATGGCACCAAGGCCGGCAACATCTGGCCGCACTTCAAGGTTCTGGTGGACGGCGTGGTGATCGGGGAGGCGTCGGCCAGCACCACCGCGGCCAAATCCTACAGCTTCTCCACCAATCTGGCGCTGAACGCCGGCCACAAGGTGCAGATCCAGTACGACAACGACGCCGTGATCAACGGCGTTGACCGCAACCTGTTCGTCGATGCCATCACCATCAACGGCAACAAGGTCAGCCCCACCGCGGCCATGGTCACCATCGACCAGGGGGCGCTGGACGGCAAGGACGTGATCGCCGGGCAAAAAGGCATGTGGATGAACGGCACCATGGTGGTGGACGCGCCATCCACCTATTTCCCCGGCACGGTGACCCCGCCGCCCACCCCGACGCCCACCACCCAGACCGTCATCACCGTCAACGCCAACGCCGACGTGGCCGGCGGGGTGGGCGCGCACTACAAGCTGATGATCGACGGCAAGGTCATGGGTGAAGCCACCGTGTCCAAGGCCTCGACCCAGACCTTCACGCTCGACGGCGTGTCCGCCGATCAGGCCCACGCCATCCAGATCCAGTACGACAACGACGCCACCATCAACGGGGTGGGCCGCAACCTCTACATCAACGGCATCACCGTCAACGGCCACGCCATGGCGCCCACCGACAGCGGCGTCACCTTCGACCGCGGCGCCTTCGACGGCAAGGACGTGATCGCCGGGACCAAGGATCTGTACTGGGACGGCACGCTGGTGTTCAACGCGCCCAAGGGCTACTTCCCCGGCTCCACCGGCGGCGGCACCAACCCGCCGGCCCCGACGACGCCCACCCTGTCGATCGGCGACGCCACCATCATCGAACCGGCGGGCGGTTCCCAGGCCGGCATCGCCGCCGGCTGGCTGTCCACCCAGGGCGGTCAGATCATCGACAGCACCGGCACGGCGGTGAAGCTGACCGGCGTCAACTGGTTCGGCGGCGAGGGGTACGCCTTCGTACCCGGCGGGCTGTGGGCCGACAGCTACCAGCACACCATCACCAAGATGCACGATCTGGGCTTCAACACCATCCGCCTGCCGTGGTCGGATGCCATGCTGGACCAGAAACTGCCCAACGGCGGCATCGACTACAGCCTGAACCCGGACCTGCAGGGTCTGTCGCCCCTGCAGATCTTCGACAAGATCATCGCGGAGGCAGGCAAGCAGGGCATGCGGGTGATCCTGGATCACCACCGTTCCAGCGACGGCGCGTCGGCCAACGAAAACGGCCTGTGGTACGACTCCAAGTACCCGGAATCCAAGATGATCGCCAACTGGAAGATGCTGGCGGCCCGCTACGCCGACAACCCCACCGTGGTGGGGGCGGACCTGCACAACGAACCTCATGGCGTTGCGAGCTGGGGCGACGGGTCGGCCAACGACTGGGCCGCGGCGGCCCAGCGCATCGGCAACGCGGTGCAATCGGTCAACCCCAACCTGCTGATCATCGTCGAAGGGACGGAGATCTACAACAATCAGTGGTACTGGTGGGGTGGCAACCTGCTGGGCCAGAACGCCCGCGACGTGGATTTGAACGTCGATCACAAGCTGGTCTATTCGGTTCACGACTACGTGCCGTCCATGTACATGATGGACTGGTTCAAGGACGCCAACTTCCCCAACAACATGCCGGCCAAATGGAACCAGATGTGGGGCCACATCGTCCAGGACGGCGACGCCCCCATCCTGGTGGGCGAATTCGGCAGCCGCCTGGAAACCGCCCAGGACAAGGCGTGGATGCAGGAATTCATCCAGTACATCAACGGCGACTGGAACACCGACGGCATCAACGACCTGAAGCCCGGCGAGCAGGGGGTGAGCTGGACCTACTGGGGTTGGACCCCCAACTCCGGCGATACCGGCGGCATCCTGCTGGATGACTACAAGACCGTCGATATGAACAAGATCAACGCCATCAAGCCGGCCATGTACACCGGCAGCAGCACCGCCGCCGGCACCGCCACCATGAACTTCACGGTCAAGCTGTCGGCGGCTTCCTCCGACGCGGTGACGGTCAAGTACGCCACCGCCGACGGCACCGCCACCGCCGGGCATGATTACGTCGCCACCAACGGCACGCTGACCTTCGCCGCCGGGGAAACCGCCAAGACCATCGCGGTCACCGTGATGGGCGACAGCGTGACCGAAGGGGTGGAGAGCTTCCGCCTGCTGCTGTCCAGCCCGTCGAAGGCGGCCATCGCCGACGGTACCGGGGTGGGGCTGATCAACGACAGCGGCCAGAGCGTGGCGTCGTGGGTGGACAGCCACTCGGCCAGCGTCGGCACAACCAGCCTGAGCGCCTACGAGAAGGTCACGACCGACAGCGGCGTCGTCTATGTGGACGCCACCGGCCATCTGGTGGACCCGTCGCTGCTGGGAGCGTAA
- a CDS encoding MFS transporter: protein MDDGTNDYLQAGTPAFRRARISLFVAGFSTFATLYCVQPLMPEFARDFAVSPAQSSLALSLSTGFLAVSMLVAGAVSDGIGRKPVMMASLLASGLLGIVAGLAPDWHWLLLVRALEGVALSGLPAVAMAYVAEEVDPRAAGVTMGLYIGGTALGGMSGRVLTALVADVSSWRAAVVTVGVLGLVAAGWLAAGLPASRRFVRRAAGRRELMEAWRRHLADPGLLGLFAMGFLTMGAFVTVYNYAGFRLAEAPFDLRPAVVGTIFLVYLAGVVGSPWFGGLAGRLGQGRVLPAAVGLTLAGVALMLPPWLPTMTAGLALFTFAFFGAHSIASGWIGQRAKVARGQASAMYLFCYYMGSTVAGTAGGLFWSGFGWPGVAGFVAVLLGAALLVARPLGRMAPPR, encoded by the coding sequence GTGGACGACGGAACGAACGACTATTTGCAGGCCGGCACGCCGGCGTTCCGGCGGGCGCGGATCAGCCTGTTCGTCGCGGGCTTCTCCACCTTCGCCACGCTTTATTGCGTTCAGCCGCTGATGCCGGAATTCGCCCGCGACTTCGCGGTCAGCCCGGCGCAATCCAGCCTGGCCCTGTCGCTGTCCACCGGATTCCTGGCGGTGTCCATGCTGGTGGCGGGTGCCGTGTCGGACGGGATCGGGCGCAAGCCGGTGATGATGGCGTCCCTGCTGGCGTCGGGCCTGTTGGGCATCGTGGCGGGGCTGGCGCCCGACTGGCACTGGCTGCTGCTGGTCCGCGCGCTGGAAGGGGTGGCGCTGAGCGGCCTGCCCGCCGTCGCCATGGCCTATGTCGCCGAAGAGGTGGACCCCCGTGCCGCCGGGGTGACCATGGGCCTTTACATCGGCGGGACCGCGCTGGGGGGCATGTCGGGGCGCGTGCTGACGGCGCTGGTGGCCGACGTGTCGTCGTGGCGGGCGGCGGTGGTGACGGTGGGGGTGCTGGGGCTGGTGGCCGCCGGGTGGCTGGCCGCGGGCCTGCCGGCGTCGCGCCGCTTCGTCCGCCGGGCCGCCGGCCGCCGGGAACTGATGGAGGCGTGGCGCCGCCATCTGGCCGATCCCGGCCTGCTGGGGCTGTTCGCCATGGGGTTCCTGACCATGGGAGCCTTCGTCACCGTCTATAATTACGCCGGGTTCCGGCTGGCGGAGGCGCCGTTCGACCTGCGTCCCGCGGTGGTGGGCACCATCTTCCTGGTCTATCTGGCCGGCGTGGTGGGGTCGCCGTGGTTCGGCGGGCTGGCCGGGCGGCTGGGGCAGGGGCGGGTGCTGCCGGCGGCGGTGGGGCTGACGCTGGCGGGGGTGGCGCTGATGCTGCCGCCGTGGCTGCCCACCATGACCGCCGGGCTGGCGCTGTTCACCTTCGCCTTTTTCGGCGCCCATTCCATCGCCAGCGGCTGGATCGGCCAACGGGCCAAGGTGGCGCGCGGGCAGGCGTCGGCCATGTACCTGTTCTGCTATTATATGGGTTCGACCGTGGCGGGCACGGCCGGCGGGCTGTTCTGGTCCGGCTTCGGCTGGCCGGGGGTGGCCGGGTTCGTCGCCGTGCTGCTGGGGGCCGCGCTGCTGGTGGCGCGGCCGCTGGGGCGCATGGCGCCGCCGCGGTAA
- a CDS encoding 1,2-dihydroxy-3-keto-5-methylthiopentene dioxygenase produces the protein MARLTIYPDDAPHAPERSTADHATVAAWLAEAGVAFERWDAGADLPAGSDAGTVRTACAGPIAALMERSGYHSMDIVGITPDSANAAEMRARFLAEHTHDEDEARYFVEGGACFFLHIGTRVYAVECTRGDMLSVPALTPHWLDIGARPHFTAMRFFTRADGWVAAYTGSPIARSFPEYCP, from the coding sequence ATGGCCCGCCTGACCATCTATCCCGACGACGCCCCCCACGCGCCGGAACGTTCGACAGCCGATCACGCCACCGTCGCCGCGTGGCTGGCCGAGGCCGGGGTTGCCTTCGAACGCTGGGACGCCGGGGCGGACCTGCCCGCCGGCAGCGATGCCGGCACCGTGCGCACCGCCTGCGCCGGCCCCATCGCCGCGCTGATGGAACGCAGCGGCTATCACTCCATGGACATCGTCGGCATCACCCCCGACTCCGCCAACGCCGCCGAGATGCGCGCCCGTTTCCTGGCCGAACACACCCACGACGAGGACGAGGCCCGCTATTTCGTCGAGGGTGGGGCGTGTTTCTTCCTGCACATCGGCACGCGCGTCTATGCCGTGGAATGCACCCGCGGCGACATGCTGAGCGTGCCGGCCCTGACCCCCCATTGGCTGGACATCGGCGCCCGGCCCCATTTCACCGCCATGCGTTTTTTCACCCGCGCCGACGGCTGGGTCGCCGCCTATACCGGAAGCCCCATCGCCCGGAGTTTCCCGGAATATTGTCCATAA
- a CDS encoding bacteriohemerythrin, with protein sequence MGAIATPKQATIPASGNDFIDQSHDALVRQVRTLKDQCHAGAERAEMAPEFTAFVGNVTGHFQHEETILRAIGYGGWSEHAGQHDTMVEQMDRLVAYLSECDCAPGFMGTVADTLDAVLCQHEGRQDAAHAGIVAARSRLSPGEALIAWDDGLSTGVDRVDGQHRALADSINTLYRLSRGNALTRAEEESMLLHLLHDLQMHFVEEEALIRHNVSVARYLQHERHHQALERQLEHVSRLVSNGTVNLAALTGGFLRFWLIDHIVGADRPLLLGRNNA encoded by the coding sequence GTGGGTGCCATTGCAACGCCGAAGCAAGCCACCATTCCAGCCAGCGGCAATGATTTCATCGACCAGTCCCATGATGCCCTGGTGCGTCAGGTCCGCACCCTGAAGGATCAGTGCCACGCCGGGGCGGAGCGGGCCGAAATGGCACCGGAATTCACCGCTTTTGTCGGCAACGTCACCGGCCATTTCCAGCACGAGGAAACCATTCTGCGCGCCATCGGCTATGGCGGCTGGTCGGAGCACGCCGGCCAGCACGACACCATGGTGGAACAGATGGACCGTCTGGTGGCGTATCTGTCCGAATGCGACTGCGCACCGGGGTTCATGGGAACGGTGGCCGACACGCTGGACGCCGTGCTGTGCCAGCACGAAGGCCGGCAGGATGCCGCCCATGCCGGCATCGTCGCCGCCCGTTCGCGCCTGTCGCCCGGCGAAGCGTTGATCGCGTGGGACGACGGCCTGTCCACCGGCGTTGATCGCGTGGACGGCCAGCACCGGGCCCTGGCCGACAGCATCAACACGCTCTACCGGCTGAGCCGCGGCAACGCCCTGACGCGGGCGGAGGAGGAGAGCATGCTCCTCCACCTCCTCCACGATCTGCAGATGCATTTCGTCGAAGAAGAGGCGCTGATCCGCCACAACGTGTCGGTCGCCCGCTATCTGCAGCACGAGCGCCATCATCAGGCGCTGGAACGGCAACTGGAGCATGTATCCCGGCTGGTCAGCAACGGGACCGTGAATCTGGCCGCGCTGACCGGCGGTTTCCTGCGGTTCTGGCTGATCGACCACATCGTGGGTGCCGACCGCCCGTTGCTGTTGGGTCGTAATAATGCGTAA